A DNA window from Maribellus comscasis contains the following coding sequences:
- a CDS encoding FAD/NAD(P)-binding protein: protein MKTKRSLAIVGLGPRGLYSLERFIFHLSDKNDLESVKLLLFEKTDCIGNGPVYDIRQPESNWLNISGRMLTLPARKQMKRFIDILPFPSYLDWSGKNLTNLSKEEPDIYPSRSKIGHYLQQRFQSLLEPLQDAGIVSFYNEEVLEVSLKGKRVIIKTKNKNCFNVDEVLLTIGHQPTKNSKQIEEWKEFSKLNNSVKVYTKPYPLAQFINSEQLNKKSTVSIRGFGLAMIDVVRAIAEKFGNFIVEDETTKSLKYQTSSDISDLLFPFSLDGLPMAAKPLNSKIDTYYKPNDKQINTFENIIGNKKIQKEATGPLFLIDAIAEIGSQIYPTLPQIIRSYDSSPKNLKKIIIKWLENEEYEHPLITPRDQAPEKSMHDYTRMATDTGPVSLDFCLGQVWRHCQPGIYDQLSYNDCSDEVFAEIISLDERMKRYAFGPPVESIQQLLALVAANVLNLNLLDNPEIELTEKGWKLSKKEKTTISEIMINSVLDSPSLKKVDSPVIRNLLSNDLIQAVHDDLSVYTDENGYVISKIKDKKLPIAILGRLAKGTIIGVDAILECFGKRPDQWAKAAANCHKGWVKKYKN, encoded by the coding sequence ATGAAAACAAAAAGGAGTTTAGCCATAGTAGGACTTGGCCCGAGAGGTTTATATTCGTTGGAACGATTTATTTTTCATTTATCGGATAAGAACGATTTAGAGAGTGTTAAATTACTTTTATTTGAAAAAACAGACTGTATAGGTAATGGCCCGGTTTATGATATCAGACAACCCGAATCCAATTGGTTAAATATCTCCGGAAGAATGTTAACACTTCCTGCCCGCAAACAAATGAAAAGGTTTATAGACATACTGCCTTTCCCTTCGTATCTTGATTGGTCAGGTAAAAATTTAACGAATTTGTCAAAAGAAGAGCCTGATATTTATCCATCCCGATCTAAAATTGGGCACTATTTACAACAAAGATTTCAATCATTGCTAGAACCCTTGCAAGATGCGGGCATTGTTTCTTTTTATAATGAAGAAGTTTTAGAAGTTTCATTAAAGGGAAAAAGAGTAATCATTAAAACAAAAAACAAAAATTGTTTTAATGTTGATGAAGTTTTATTGACAATCGGACATCAACCTACTAAAAATTCGAAACAAATTGAAGAATGGAAAGAATTTTCCAAATTAAATAATAGTGTTAAAGTATACACTAAACCGTATCCTTTGGCACAATTTATTAATTCAGAGCAACTCAACAAAAAAAGTACAGTAAGTATTCGAGGATTTGGTTTGGCAATGATTGATGTAGTGAGAGCTATTGCTGAAAAGTTTGGCAATTTCATTGTTGAGGATGAAACCACGAAGTCTTTAAAATATCAAACTTCATCAGATATATCAGATTTACTTTTCCCCTTTTCTTTAGATGGCTTGCCGATGGCAGCTAAACCCTTAAATTCAAAAATCGATACCTATTATAAACCTAACGATAAACAAATCAATACCTTTGAAAATATCATCGGGAATAAAAAAATCCAGAAGGAAGCAACCGGCCCCCTTTTCCTGATTGATGCTATTGCCGAAATTGGTTCTCAAATATACCCCACATTACCGCAAATTATCCGGTCATATGATTCTTCTCCAAAAAACTTAAAAAAAATCATTATAAAATGGTTGGAGAACGAGGAATATGAACATCCACTAATCACTCCACGAGATCAAGCACCGGAAAAGAGTATGCATGACTATACCAGGATGGCAACTGATACCGGCCCCGTAAGCCTCGATTTTTGTTTAGGCCAGGTGTGGCGGCATTGTCAGCCGGGCATATATGACCAATTATCGTACAACGATTGTTCTGATGAGGTTTTTGCTGAAATAATATCGTTGGATGAACGTATGAAAAGGTATGCTTTCGGTCCTCCTGTTGAAAGTATACAACAGTTACTTGCATTGGTTGCCGCCAACGTTTTAAATTTAAACCTACTGGACAACCCTGAAATTGAATTAACAGAAAAGGGCTGGAAACTGAGCAAAAAAGAAAAAACAACCATCTCGGAAATTATGATAAATTCTGTATTGGATTCTCCTTCCCTAAAAAAAGTTGATTCACCTGTTATTAGAAATTTGTTGTCAAATGATTTAATACAGGCTGTACACGATGATTTAAGTGTATATACGGATGAAAATGGTTATGTAATTTCAAAAATAAAAGATAAAAAATTACCAATTGCCATACTTGGCAGGTTGGCAAAAGGAACAATAATAGGTGTAGATGCAATTTTAGAATGTTTTGGTAAACGTCCTGACCAATGGGCAAAAGCAGCAGCTAATTGCCATAAGGGTTGGGTGAAAAAATATAAGAATTGA
- a CDS encoding ABC transporter ATP-binding protein has protein sequence MENENVIEIRNLKKAFGKNEILKGINLNLKKGENIAILGQSGTGKSVLTKCIVGLIYADSGEINVFGKNVYSLTTGELEEIRKKIGYLFQGGALYDSMTVKQNLEFPVRRTQLAKNKKEVKELVEEALENVGLLPAINKMPSELSGGMKKRVGLARTLILKPDIILYDEPTTGLDPVTSGEISELILEVQEKYNTSSIIITHDMKCAEMTSNRLKLMIDGVFYAKGTFEELSNSNDKVISAYFK, from the coding sequence ATGGAAAACGAAAATGTAATAGAAATTCGAAATTTGAAGAAAGCTTTTGGTAAAAACGAAATACTCAAAGGAATAAACCTTAACTTGAAAAAAGGAGAGAACATTGCTATTTTAGGCCAGTCGGGAACAGGAAAATCAGTACTTACAAAATGTATTGTAGGCTTGATTTACGCAGATTCGGGAGAAATAAATGTATTTGGCAAAAACGTTTACTCGTTGACTACTGGTGAGTTGGAAGAAATTAGAAAAAAAATTGGCTATCTTTTTCAGGGAGGGGCACTGTATGATTCAATGACTGTAAAGCAGAATCTTGAATTTCCGGTTAGGAGAACTCAATTGGCAAAAAATAAAAAAGAAGTAAAAGAGTTGGTTGAGGAAGCGCTCGAAAATGTTGGATTGCTTCCTGCCATAAATAAAATGCCATCGGAATTATCCGGAGGTATGAAAAAAAGAGTTGGCCTTGCCCGGACATTGATCCTTAAACCCGACATTATTCTATATGACGAACCGACCACCGGACTCGATCCTGTAACATCAGGTGAGATAAGTGAATTAATTCTGGAAGTACAGGAAAAATATAATACTTCTTCGATTATTATCACGCACGACATGAAATGTGCAGAAATGACATCGAACCGTTTAAAACTGATGATTGATGGAGTGTTTTATGCAAAAGGAACTTTTGAAGAATTGAGTAATAGTAATGATAAGGTAATCAGCGCTTATTTTAAATAA
- a CDS encoding MlaD family protein codes for MKDKKNRSLKLGIMVTVGLILFLWAVYYLGSQQKLFTSSVAVKSYFNNVSGLVEGNKVRYSGITVGTVSEIKIVSDSTILVEMSIDQKTKEFIRRDSKVEINSDGLMGSKIVNILPGTAAAGSVSDEDFLQTVNPLDLQNILVEAKKVIDDGRKITGNLIEITNKINNGDGDIAVLLNDNSITTRLNEIGNQMASTSVMVNSIVAKIDNGEGDLGRLINDTTLTAEMGQVMERFNTVSMRTDSISQEIHAFSKELNTGNGVISRLVYDKEMAEHVDTVIVKANAGIEEVMEVAETIERSWIFNLFSKKK; via the coding sequence ATGAAAGACAAGAAAAATCGTTCGTTAAAGCTCGGAATTATGGTAACAGTAGGGTTAATCCTGTTTCTATGGGCTGTATATTATTTAGGAAGTCAACAAAAGCTATTTACTTCTTCGGTTGCTGTTAAGAGTTACTTTAATAACGTTTCAGGGCTTGTAGAAGGTAATAAAGTAAGGTATTCTGGAATTACTGTAGGGACTGTTTCAGAAATAAAAATTGTTTCCGACTCTACTATCCTTGTTGAAATGTCAATCGATCAAAAAACAAAAGAATTTATTCGGAGAGACTCAAAAGTTGAAATTAATAGTGACGGTCTAATGGGAAGCAAAATCGTTAATATCTTACCGGGAACTGCCGCTGCCGGAAGTGTTTCAGACGAGGACTTTTTGCAGACTGTTAACCCGCTGGATTTACAGAATATTTTGGTGGAAGCAAAAAAGGTAATTGATGACGGACGAAAAATTACCGGCAACCTGATTGAAATAACCAACAAAATTAACAACGGCGATGGTGATATTGCGGTATTGCTAAATGATAATTCGATAACCACCCGCCTGAATGAAATTGGTAACCAAATGGCTTCCACATCAGTAATGGTAAACAGCATTGTTGCAAAAATCGATAATGGGGAAGGAGACCTTGGGCGTTTAATCAACGATACAACATTAACGGCTGAAATGGGGCAGGTGATGGAACGGTTCAATACGGTTAGCATGCGAACTGACTCAATTTCGCAAGAAATACACGCTTTCAGCAAAGAACTTAATACCGGTAATGGGGTAATTTCGAGACTTGTGTACGATAAAGAAATGGCCGAACATGTAGATACTGTAATTGTTAAAGCCAATGCAGGAATTGAAGAAGTTATGGAGGTTGCAGAAACAATCGAAAGAAGCTGGATATTTAACCTTTTCTCAAAGAAAAAATAG
- the tnpA gene encoding IS200/IS605 family transposase yields the protein MSEFIHKSHNVSVLLYHFVCPAKYRRVVFDKDVDESLKQVCIEISKRFEITFIEIGTDKDHVHFLIQSVPMLSPTRIIQTVKSITAKQIFKLHPKVKKQLWGGEFWTKGFYVSSVGAHGDENTIQKYVQAQGRQKEYQKLHVQQLSLF from the coding sequence GTGAGCGAATTTATTCATAAGAGTCATAATGTTTCAGTACTTCTTTACCATTTTGTCTGTCCAGCCAAATATCGGAGGGTTGTTTTTGACAAAGATGTTGATGAAAGTTTGAAACAAGTATGTATTGAAATCTCGAAGCGTTTTGAAATTACTTTTATAGAGATTGGTACGGATAAAGACCATGTTCATTTCTTGATTCAAAGTGTGCCAATGTTGAGTCCAACGCGAATCATTCAGACAGTAAAAAGTATCACTGCGAAACAGATTTTCAAGCTTCATCCCAAAGTCAAGAAACAACTGTGGGGAGGTGAATTCTGGACCAAAGGGTTTTATGTTAGTTCGGTTGGTGCTCATGGTGATGAAAATACAATTCAAAAATATGTACAAGCTCAAGGAAGACAAAAGGAATATCAAAAACTCCATGTTCAGCAACTTAGCTTATTTTGA